From the bacterium genome, one window contains:
- the fusA gene encoding elongation factor G gives MKEYTINDIRNIGIAGHGGTGKTSLTEALLFTAKAVTRLGRVDQGTTTTDYDENEIERKISINSVLAFCDWKGTKINIIDTPGDANFFTDTKFALLAVDNIVIVVDGVSGVKVQTQNVWNLSQEHKLPGIFFINKLEKERADFFKVSEEIMKKFNSSIPVQMPVGSESKFSGLVDLIKNKAYEYTNDESGTFKEIPVPDNLKNEVKKYRELLIEKIAETDDVLLEKYLEKGEISDDEMKSALIKAVTGQKIVPIVCGSALRNIGVAHLFDTIAGLLPCPAFRKKITGTNSTGALEEREQADSAPFSAFVFKTLVDPHSGHVSLFRVFSGTANSDSMVYNPAENQKERLGHVCFYVGKNAYAVSKIIAGDIGGVTKLKKTFTGQTLCDEKHPIILPSEKAPDPAIFFAIEPKSRADEEKMSSSIAKLIEEDPSLKFSWDPQTKESILGGAGQLEIEIDIEKLKRKFGVEVLLKPPHIPYKETIKAKFQAQGKYKRQSGGRGQYGDAWLELEPMPRGKGFEFNNRIVGGVIPRQYIPAVEKGVIESMNEGILAGYPVVDVRVSVYDGSYHDVDSSEMAFKIAGSMAFKKAMEQAKPVILEPIMNMEVIVPEECVGDIMGDLNSRRGRVHGVEPSKDSSVIKAEVPMAEMLRYAPDLKSITGGRGNYHMQFSHYEEVPAHLKDKIINEAKKEKEEKAKS, from the coding sequence TACCACGACAGATTATGATGAAAATGAAATAGAAAGGAAGATTTCAATAAATTCAGTCCTCGCGTTCTGTGATTGGAAGGGAACAAAAATAAATATTATTGATACGCCTGGTGACGCTAATTTTTTTACCGATACAAAATTCGCGCTCCTGGCTGTTGATAATATTGTTATTGTTGTGGACGGGGTATCGGGTGTCAAGGTCCAGACCCAGAATGTTTGGAATTTGAGCCAGGAACATAAATTGCCCGGGATATTTTTTATCAACAAGCTTGAAAAGGAAAGGGCGGATTTTTTTAAGGTTTCTGAAGAGATAATGAAAAAATTTAATTCTTCAATACCTGTTCAGATGCCGGTAGGTTCCGAATCCAAATTTTCAGGCCTTGTGGATTTGATAAAAAACAAGGCATATGAATATACAAATGATGAAAGCGGGACGTTTAAAGAGATACCAGTCCCTGATAATTTAAAAAATGAAGTAAAAAAATACAGGGAATTGCTGATTGAAAAAATAGCGGAAACAGACGATGTTCTTCTGGAGAAATATTTGGAAAAAGGCGAAATATCCGACGATGAGATGAAATCCGCTTTAATAAAAGCAGTGACCGGGCAAAAAATTGTTCCGATTGTCTGCGGCTCGGCATTAAGGAACATTGGTGTCGCCCATCTTTTTGATACAATAGCCGGTCTGCTGCCATGCCCCGCTTTCAGAAAAAAAATTACAGGAACAAACAGCACAGGAGCTTTGGAGGAACGGGAACAGGCTGATTCGGCGCCTTTTTCCGCGTTTGTGTTTAAAACACTGGTTGATCCGCATTCAGGCCATGTAAGCCTTTTTCGCGTATTTTCAGGAACGGCAAATTCTGACTCCATGGTTTATAACCCGGCTGAAAACCAGAAGGAAAGGCTTGGGCATGTTTGTTTTTATGTCGGCAAAAATGCTTATGCGGTTTCAAAGATTATAGCGGGGGATATTGGAGGCGTGACAAAACTGAAAAAGACATTTACGGGGCAGACACTTTGTGATGAAAAACATCCTATAATATTGCCTTCTGAGAAAGCGCCTGATCCCGCGATATTTTTCGCGATTGAGCCTAAATCCAGGGCGGATGAAGAAAAAATGAGTTCTTCAATAGCTAAATTGATTGAAGAGGACCCGAGCCTGAAATTTTCATGGGACCCACAGACCAAGGAAAGTATTCTGGGCGGGGCGGGACAGTTGGAAATAGAAATCGATATTGAAAAACTTAAAAGAAAATTTGGAGTTGAGGTCTTATTGAAACCTCCCCACATACCATATAAAGAGACCATTAAGGCTAAATTCCAGGCGCAGGGAAAATATAAACGGCAGTCCGGCGGGCGAGGCCAATACGGCGACGCATGGCTGGAATTAGAACCGATGCCGCGGGGGAAGGGGTTTGAATTTAACAACAGAATAGTGGGCGGTGTTATTCCCCGGCAGTATATCCCGGCGGTCGAAAAAGGTGTTATTGAATCGATGAATGAAGGGATCCTCGCGGGTTATCCTGTAGTTGACGTGAGAGTTTCTGTTTATGACGGTTCTTATCATGATGTGGATTCTTCAGAAATGGCGTTTAAAATAGCAGGTTCGATGGCATTCAAAAAAGCCATGGAGCAGGCAAAGCCCGTTATCCTGGAACCTATTATGAATATGGAAGTTATAGTCCCCGAGGAGTGCGTTGGCGATATTATGGGAGATTTGAATTCACGCCGGGGAAGGGTCCACGGCGTGGAGCCTTCCAAAGACAGTTCAGTAATCAAGGCGGAAGTTCCAATGGCTGAGATGTTAAGGTATGCCCCTGATTTAAAGTCGATTACAGGCGGCCGGGGAAATTATCATATGCAATTCTCGCATTATGAAGAAGTGCCGGCCCATCTTAAAGATAAAATTATCAATGAGGCAAAAAAAGAAAAGGAAGAGAAAGCAAAAAGTTAA
- a CDS encoding YebC/PmpR family DNA-binding transcriptional regulator, translating to MSGHSKWHSIKHKKAKADAQRGKLFTKIIRELTVAARSGGGDPNSNARLRTAMQAAKEANMPGDTLKKAVQRGTGELPGVNYEEMNYEGYGPSGVAIMLDVVTDNKNRTAAEIRNIFSKYNGNMGEVGCVNWMFHKKGLIIVDKKKASEDQLMEIVLDAGAEDITDQGANFEIITKPENLHIVKDALVKKGIEPDSAAVSMVPSSSIKVEDRDAEKVLKLIEALEEHDDVQNVYANFDIDESIIEKITG from the coding sequence ATGTCAGGTCATTCAAAGTGGCACAGTATTAAACACAAGAAGGCAAAAGCAGACGCCCAGAGGGGTAAACTGTTTACGAAGATAATCCGTGAATTAACAGTAGCGGCGCGTTCAGGAGGAGGCGATCCGAACAGCAACGCCCGTTTAAGGACAGCGATGCAGGCCGCCAAAGAAGCGAATATGCCGGGTGATACGTTAAAAAAGGCCGTCCAGAGAGGTACCGGCGAACTCCCTGGCGTTAATTATGAAGAAATGAATTACGAAGGGTATGGCCCGTCCGGTGTCGCGATTATGCTGGACGTAGTTACGGACAATAAAAACCGCACCGCGGCTGAGATAAGAAATATATTTTCTAAATATAACGGTAATATGGGAGAGGTCGGCTGTGTTAACTGGATGTTCCACAAAAAGGGCCTGATAATAGTTGATAAAAAAAAGGCCTCGGAGGACCAGTTGATGGAAATTGTTTTAGACGCGGGCGCTGAAGACATTACCGACCAGGGCGCTAATTTTGAAATAATCACGAAACCCGAGAACCTTCATATTGTAAAAGACGCGCTTGTAAAAAAAGGAATAGAGCCGGATTCCGCCGCGGTATCAATGGTACCAAGCAGTAGTATCAAAGTCGAAGATAGAGATGCGGAAAAGGTTTTAAAGTTAATTGAGGCTCTGGAAGAGCATGACGATGTACAGAATGTATATGCTAATTTTGATATCGATGAATCCATAATAGAAAAAATAACAGGGTGA
- the ruvC gene encoding crossover junction endodeoxyribonuclease RuvC → MRALGIDPGLLHLGYGIVDKKGDKLEKVVYGCINQRSGENLAKRIKKIYDGVFELIKVYSPDVIAIEQIFLNKNIKSALLLGHARGAAMAAGLNAGGRIFEYTPLEVKQALVGYGRAEKQQVNFMVKKLLNLYEPITSEDSSDALAVAICCLHSQQAVN, encoded by the coding sequence ATGAGGGCTTTAGGGATTGATCCCGGATTACTTCATCTGGGTTATGGAATAGTTGATAAAAAAGGTGACAAGCTTGAAAAGGTTGTTTACGGCTGTATTAACCAGAGGTCAGGGGAAAACCTGGCTAAACGTATAAAAAAAATATATGACGGGGTCTTTGAATTAATTAAGGTTTACAGCCCGGATGTTATCGCGATAGAACAGATATTTTTGAACAAAAATATCAAATCGGCCCTTCTGCTTGGGCATGCGAGGGGCGCCGCCATGGCGGCAGGTTTAAACGCGGGCGGCAGGATTTTTGAATATACGCCGCTTGAGGTAAAACAGGCGCTTGTAGGGTATGGCAGGGCTGAAAAACAGCAGGTGAATTTTATGGTGAAAAAACTTTTAAATTTATACGAACCCATAACCTCCGAAGACTCTTCCGACGCTTTAGCTGTGGCTATCTGCTGTCTGCATTCCCAGCAGGCAGTAAATTAG